In a single window of the Chitinophagaceae bacterium genome:
- a CDS encoding cytochrome c encodes MKKKYIYTTIFLLMLGCKAKDNYPGREYAPNMYHSVAYEPLTQIKDPEAGRWLTSHDGKYAEYFNSNPYNISMMNMREPVEGTVKRNATGLLPYRLPKDSLQYAGKFIKNPLDSTEIILSQGKQLFERFCKHCHGETGLGDGEVGKVYKGVTPYNSAAVKNAPEGHIFHVITHGKGRMKAHSSQISIEERWKIVRYVQTLQKQ; translated from the coding sequence ATGAAAAAAAAATATATTTATACTACAATATTTTTATTAATGTTGGGATGCAAAGCAAAAGATAACTATCCTGGAAGAGAATACGCACCTAATATGTATCATTCTGTAGCTTATGAACCTCTCACACAAATAAAAGACCCAGAAGCAGGTAGATGGCTCACTTCCCATGATGGAAAATATGCAGAATACTTTAATTCTAATCCATACAACATATCCATGATGAATATGAGGGAACCAGTAGAAGGAACCGTGAAAAGAAATGCAACAGGACTCCTCCCCTACCGACTTCCAAAAGATTCTCTTCAGTATGCAGGAAAATTCATAAAAAACCCATTGGATTCAACAGAAATAATCCTTTCTCAAGGCAAACAACTCTTTGAAAGATTTTGTAAACACTGTCACGGAGAAACAGGTCTCGGGGATGGAGAAGTAGGAAAAGTATATAAAGGGGTTACTCCTTATAATTCAGCAGCCGTAAAAAACGCTCCCGAAGGTCATATATTTCACGTTATTACCCATGGAAAAGGAAGAATGAAAGCACATTCCTCCCAAATATCTATTGAAGAAAGATGGAAAATTGTAAGATACGTCCAAACTCTCCAAAAACAATAA
- a CDS encoding DUF3341 domain-containing protein, with translation MNSENKFLIGVFDNEHVLLSGIKKLRDNGIKIYEVYSPFPVHGIDEALSYRRSRLPIVAFLFGITGTTLALTMQIGMMAVDWPMIIGGKDFLPFPSFIPVTFELTVLLAAFGMVGTFLVISNLKPWGKPRMFDIRSTDDKHIVAIELSKNKHSASEVRILLKSSGASEVNEKIIS, from the coding sequence ATGAATTCTGAAAATAAATTTTTAATAGGAGTGTTTGATAATGAACACGTACTGCTGAGCGGAATAAAAAAATTGCGAGATAATGGAATAAAAATATATGAAGTGTACTCTCCTTTTCCTGTGCATGGAATAGATGAAGCACTCAGCTATAGAAGATCACGCCTTCCTATTGTAGCATTTTTATTTGGTATAACAGGAACGACCCTCGCTCTCACCATGCAAATAGGTATGATGGCAGTAGATTGGCCTATGATTATAGGAGGAAAGGACTTCTTACCATTCCCATCTTTTATACCCGTGACTTTTGAACTCACTGTACTATTAGCAGCGTTTGGAATGGTAGGAACTTTTTTAGTCATCAGTAATCTCAAACCCTGGGGAAAACCGAGAATGTTTGATATAAGGAGTACGGACGACAAGCACATAGTAGCAATTGAGTTATCTAAAAATAAACACTCCGCAAGCGAAGTAAGGATTCTTCTAAAATCTAGTGGAGCATCCGAAGTAAATGAAAAAATAATATCTTAA
- the nrfD gene encoding polysulfide reductase NrfD: protein MHSTTSSIRIPLITNGKTVHDVTVDICRRVEEKPTKLWYLALSISLLLLGFGTYCVAITLWEGIGKWGLNKTVGWAWDITNFVWWVGIGHAGTLISAILLLFRQKWRMSINRAAEAMTIFAVICAAIFPFLHMGRLWLGIYWVFPLPNTFGSLWVNFNSPLLWDVFAISTYFSVSLVFWYIGLIPDFASIRDRATTKTSKKIYGILSLGWDGAAKTWSRYESICLILAGLATPLVLSVHTIVSFDFATSVIPGWHTTIFPPYFVAGAIFSGFAMVLTLLLITRKVYKLEDYITIQHIELMNIIIIVTGSIVGIAYITEFFMAWYSGVEYEFYAFYNRATGPYWWAYWSMMTCNVISPQLFWFKKIRTNLAATFILSIVVNIGMWFERFVIIVTSIHRDYIPSSWAMFYPTMYDVGDYIFSFGVFFTFFFLFAKFFPVINMAEVKSIISTDSEKIKK from the coding sequence ATGCACTCAACAACATCAAGCATAAGAATACCGCTGATAACAAATGGAAAAACAGTACATGATGTTACAGTAGATATATGCAGACGAGTAGAAGAAAAACCAACCAAGCTATGGTACTTAGCATTAAGTATATCATTGCTTCTTTTGGGATTTGGTACATATTGTGTAGCTATTACACTGTGGGAAGGAATAGGAAAATGGGGATTAAATAAAACTGTTGGATGGGCCTGGGACATAACAAACTTTGTATGGTGGGTAGGAATTGGGCATGCGGGAACGCTCATTTCTGCAATACTCCTCTTATTTCGCCAAAAATGGAGAATGTCCATTAATAGAGCAGCAGAAGCAATGACCATATTTGCAGTTATTTGTGCTGCTATATTTCCATTCCTGCACATGGGAAGATTATGGTTAGGCATCTATTGGGTATTTCCCCTTCCAAATACATTTGGATCCCTATGGGTAAATTTTAACTCCCCCCTTTTATGGGATGTATTTGCAATATCCACTTATTTTTCAGTTTCATTAGTATTTTGGTATATAGGGCTTATACCTGATTTTGCAAGCATACGTGATAGAGCCACTACAAAAACATCTAAAAAAATATATGGCATACTCAGCTTAGGATGGGATGGAGCTGCGAAAACATGGTCTCGCTATGAATCCATCTGCCTTATATTAGCAGGGTTAGCAACGCCTTTAGTTCTTTCTGTTCATACTATAGTGTCTTTTGATTTTGCAACTTCTGTAATTCCTGGATGGCATACTACCATATTTCCTCCTTACTTTGTTGCAGGAGCAATATTCTCAGGTTTTGCTATGGTTCTCACTCTTTTACTCATTACACGAAAAGTATATAAATTAGAAGATTATATTACGATTCAGCATATAGAACTGATGAATATTATTATAATAGTAACAGGATCTATTGTAGGAATAGCGTATATTACAGAGTTTTTTATGGCATGGTATAGTGGAGTAGAATATGAATTTTACGCATTTTATAACAGAGCAACAGGTCCCTACTGGTGGGCGTATTGGTCTATGATGACTTGTAATGTAATATCCCCACAACTTTTTTGGTTCAAGAAAATACGCACAAACCTCGCAGCTACTTTTATACTTTCTATAGTAGTAAATATAGGAATGTGGTTTGAAAGATTTGTCATCATCGTAACCTCTATTCATAGAGATTATATTCCATCCAGCTGGGCTATGTTCTATCCTACTATGTATGACGTAGGAGATTATATATTCTCTTTTGGAGTATTTTTTACATTTTTCTTTCTCTTCGCCAAGTTTTTTCCAGTAATAAATATGGCAGAAGTAAAAAGTATAATAAGCACAGATTCTGAAAAAATAAAAAAATAA
- a CDS encoding MmcQ/YjbR family DNA-binding protein, with amino-acid sequence MTLEDLHQYCISKEETVGEFPFDRDTLAFKVKGKIFALTSMKKWEEQTPSINLKCNPEKSIQLREHYNSITPGYHMNKKHWNTIQINKEVTDTLLYQLIDHSYNIICKSSTKKTKIIKI; translated from the coding sequence ATGACATTAGAAGATCTACACCAATACTGTATATCAAAAGAAGAAACCGTAGGAGAATTCCCATTTGATCGAGACACCTTAGCATTCAAAGTGAAAGGAAAGATATTCGCTCTCACCTCTATGAAAAAATGGGAAGAACAAACCCCTTCTATAAACTTAAAATGCAATCCAGAAAAATCTATACAGCTAAGAGAACACTATAATTCTATTACCCCAGGGTACCACATGAACAAAAAGCATTGGAATACCATACAAATTAATAAAGAAGTAACAGATACACTTTTATATCAGCTTATAGACCATTCTTATAATATAATATGTAAAAGTTCAACTAAAAAAACAAAAATAATAAAAATATAA
- the rsmG gene encoding 16S rRNA (guanine(527)-N(7))-methyltransferase RsmG, whose translation MEIIKDARIIVQYFPNISDHQKQLFTQLSALYEEWNTKINVVSRKDIDNIYTHHILHSLSIAKIIHFKPNTNIIDIGTGGGFPGIPLAIMFPQAQFTLIDSIGKKIKVVESIAKELQLTNIIYQQIRAEDMNGKWDFVLSRGVTNMHTLTQWVKKKINTQPKHEIPNGIFCFKGGEIEEELSHVEYPWIPYDITDFFYEEYFKTKKIIHISL comes from the coding sequence ATGGAGATAATAAAAGATGCTCGTATCATTGTTCAATATTTTCCAAATATATCCGACCATCAAAAACAATTATTTACCCAACTTTCCGCATTATATGAAGAATGGAATACAAAAATAAATGTAGTATCTCGAAAAGACATTGATAATATTTACACACATCATATCCTTCACTCACTCAGTATTGCTAAAATAATACATTTCAAACCAAATACAAACATAATAGATATCGGAACAGGTGGAGGATTTCCTGGGATTCCTCTTGCAATAATGTTCCCTCAAGCACAATTTACTCTCATAGATTCTATTGGGAAAAAAATAAAAGTTGTAGAATCTATAGCAAAAGAACTGCAACTAACAAATATAATATACCAACAAATAAGAGCAGAAGATATGAATGGAAAATGGGATTTTGTATTGAGTAGAGGAGTAACAAATATGCATACATTAACCCAATGGGTTAAAAAAAAAATAAATACACAACCAAAACACGAAATTCCCAATGGAATATTTTGTTTCAAGGGTGGAGAAATAGAAGAAGAATTGAGTCACGTAGAATACCCATGGATACCGTATGATATAACTGATTTTTTTTATGAAGAATATTTTAAAACAAAAAAAATAATCCACATATCTCTATAA
- a CDS encoding glycosyltransferase: MIFTIVLSLCLFFFFIQLILLIYWSRGIIKISKENKYQLHTNSNEGISVIVCIHNQEAKIKVLLPALLGQDHPHFEVVIVNINSDEATTLFINNEKNLHENLKVVNISYIPPHVTTKKYALTLGIKAASYDIVAFTEAHCIPHSDWLKSIANSFQNDKEIKFSIGYSPYFTEKTLLNRIIQYDTTLIGMQCIGSLGNKRPFMANGKNLAYRKSFFLENKGFEKSITYPSGYDDIYVNKWATPRNTTGVFFKESIVYSYPYKKLIDFWKQKLIHLNNRSYYTHGRFSIYIWEFSQVAFYISFISLFFLIDTISFLSIPLLFICILPIRFFLWGIFVLLFNKKSGQQRFLSSISFLDILYSIHLLILLLTIFLKKIFVWR; this comes from the coding sequence ATGATCTTTACAATTGTTTTATCTCTCTGTTTATTTTTTTTCTTTATCCAACTCATACTTCTCATCTATTGGAGTAGAGGAATAATAAAAATAAGTAAAGAAAATAAGTACCAGCTTCATACGAATTCCAACGAAGGAATATCTGTAATAGTGTGTATTCACAATCAAGAAGCAAAAATAAAAGTATTACTACCCGCATTATTAGGACAAGATCACCCTCATTTTGAAGTAGTAATAGTAAATATAAATAGTGACGAAGCAACTACGCTTTTTATTAATAATGAAAAAAACTTGCACGAAAATCTAAAAGTGGTAAATATTTCATATATTCCACCACACGTTACTACCAAAAAATATGCTCTCACTTTAGGAATAAAAGCTGCGAGCTATGATATAGTAGCATTTACAGAAGCCCATTGTATACCACATTCGGATTGGTTAAAATCTATCGCAAATTCCTTTCAAAATGATAAAGAAATAAAATTTAGCATCGGATATTCTCCTTATTTTACAGAAAAAACACTTTTAAACAGAATTATACAATACGATACCACATTAATCGGAATGCAATGTATAGGGAGTTTGGGTAATAAAAGACCTTTTATGGCTAACGGAAAAAATTTAGCATACAGAAAATCCTTTTTTTTAGAAAATAAAGGATTTGAAAAATCCATAACATACCCATCAGGGTATGATGATATATATGTAAACAAATGGGCAACTCCTCGTAATACTACGGGAGTATTTTTTAAAGAATCTATTGTTTATTCATATCCTTACAAAAAATTAATAGATTTTTGGAAACAGAAACTCATACATTTAAACAATAGAAGTTACTACACCCACGGTAGGTTTTCTATTTATATATGGGAATTTTCTCAAGTAGCGTTTTATATTTCTTTTATATCACTTTTTTTTCTCATAGATACCATATCTTTTCTTTCCATTCCTTTACTTTTTATCTGCATCTTACCCATAAGGTTTTTTCTCTGGGGAATATTTGTTCTACTATTTAATAAAAAAAGCGGACAACAAAGATTCTTATCCAGCATATCATTTTTGGATATATTATACAGCATACATCTTCTGATTTTACTTTTAACAATATTCTTAAAAAAAATATTTGTATGGAGATAA